The Malus domestica chromosome 06, GDT2T_hap1 genome has a segment encoding these proteins:
- the LOC103436784 gene encoding protein CYCLOPS-like isoform X4, producing MEGRRLSDFYRNTSEELILRSYMESPVAMPLPTMEILGFKNLSQNFRTDSEELFKSWLTNGETNCYNSSSIAHRTRTRMVSTEIASLPGQQPVGILQKKRSNDCLYPPINTMPDEISGDNNQSSIRHGVEPGIQASELYLAKAWFHSSQPMTRSRSSELRRRYVAMQNAQMPAGLEVMQTASGNSNLANQDFAFSNGFNDPSICEVSNQLATFISPSNSSSSTFNTQQMSEMDKVSSVVSMLKGTLERKKLSNQIKKQSVDDDRSNGRFSVQEVIVNTGFDQGERDQLHGMAAGTFPEVSTIQVNGHRITQKVEGSLDLQMEGFVNITNPNPVSRTSQERSQSESSAAAPVVSSGFDAWDGPSNSGQTLSICESSIKRAESSRSKDVRERIIGNLKDDQKSGKRLERYGSVTSAVSDKEDATKKRRVERSRKMAEAKGRNSTPVIPSDMQSVLKRCENLEKEVRSLKLNLSFMNRKDSEQTKQIEELQKQNEDLMDEKERLVEEIERVLSDTGNV from the exons ATGGAAGGAAGAAGGCTTTCGGACTTCTATAGGAATACAAGTGAGGAGTTGATCCTGAGATCTTATATGGAGAGCCCAGTTGCAATGCCTCTACCAACCATGGAGATACTTGGTTTTAAGAATTTGTCTCAAAACTTTCGTACTGATAGCGAGGAACTCTTCAAAAGCTGGCTCACAAATGGAGAG ACCAATTGCTATAATTCATCAAGCATTGCACATCGTACCAGAACACGGAT GGTTTCTACTGAAATAGCTAGCTTGCCGGGTCAGCAACCTGTCGGTATacttcaaaagaaaagaagcaaTGACTGTTTGTATCCACCAATTAATACCATGCCTGATGAAATCTCAGGTGACAACAATCAAAGTTCAATCAG GCATGGTGTTGAACCAGGAATACAAGCTAGCGAGTTATACTTGGCTAAG GCCTGGTTTCACAGTTCTCAACCAATGACAAGAAGCCGATCCTCTGAATTACG GAGGAGGTATGTCGCTATGCAAAACGCTCAAATGCCAGCAGGTCTGGAAGTCATGCAGACTGCTTCAGGGAATAGCAATCTAGCAAATCAGGATTTTGCGTTTTCAAATGGTTTCAATGACCCTTCTATTTGTGAGGTCAGCAACCAATTGGCGACCTTCATTTCTCCATCGAATTCATCATCGTCCACTTTCAACACCCAACAAATGAGTGAAATGGATAAAGTTTCATCTGTGGTGAGCATGCTAAAGGGTACCTTGGAGCGCAAAAAGCTTAGCAATCAGATCAAGAAACAAAGTGTGGATGATGATAGATCCAATGGACGTTTCTCTGTTCAAGAAGTTATTGTCAACACCGGTTTTGATCAAGGGGAAAGGGATCAACTTCATGGTATGGCAGCTGGAACATTTCCAGAAGTATCCACTATCCAAGTTAACGGTCATAGAATTACACAAAAAGTTGAAGGTTCACTGGATCTTCAGATGGAAGGTTTTGTAAATATCACAAACCCAAATCCCGTAAGCAGGACTTCTCAAGAACGTTCCCAAAGTGAATCATCTGCTGCTGCACCAGTAGTTTCATCTGGTTTTGATGCATGGGACGGTCCCAGCAATTCAGGTCAAACCCTGAGCATTTGTGAAAGTTCAATCAAACGAGCTGAAAGCTCTAGATCCAAAG ATGTCAGAGAACGGATAATTGGAAATTTGAAAGATGACCAAAAG AGTGGGAAACGTTTAGAGCGCTACGGATCAGTGACATCGGCTGTTTCAG ACAAGGAGGATGCAACAAAAAAACGCAGGGTGGAGAGGTCACGGAA AATGGcggaggcaaagggaaggaactCAACTCCAGTAATTCCATCTGATATGCAATCTGTCTTGAAGCGGTGCGAAAATCTTGAAAAGGAAGTGCGATCACTCAAACTGAACCTGTCCTTCATGAATAG GAAGGATTCTGAGCAGACTAAGCAGATAGAGGAGTTGCAGAAGCAAAATGAAGATCTAATGGATGAAAAAGAACGGCTCGTAGAGGAGATAGAGAGAGTCCTTTCAGATACTGGCAATGTTTGA
- the LOC103436784 gene encoding protein CYCLOPS-like isoform X2, giving the protein MEGRRLSDFYRNTSEELILRSYMESPVAMPLPTMEILGFKNLSQNFRTDSEELFKSWLTNGEASSHTNCYNSSSIAHRTRTRMVSTEIASLPGQQPVGILQKKRSNDCLYPPINTMPDEISGDNNQSSIRHGVEPGIQASELYLAKAWFHSSQPMTRSRSSELRRRYVAMQNAQMPAGLEVMQTASGNSNLANQDFAFSNGFNDPSICEVSNQLATFISPSNSSSSTFNTQQMSEMDKVSSVVSMLKGTLERKKLSNQIKKQSVDDDRSNGRFSVQEVIVNTGFDQGERDQLHGMAAGTFPEVSTIQVNGHRITQKVEGSLDLQMEGFVNITNPNPVSRTSQERSQSESSAAAPVVSSGFDAWDGPSNSGQTLSICESSIKRAESSRSKDVRERIIGNLKDDQKSGKRLERYGSVTSAVSDKEDATKKRRVERSRKMAEAKGRNSTPVIPSDMQSVLKRCENLEKEVRSLKLNLSFMNRKDSEQTKQIEELQKQNEDLMDEKERLVEEIERVLSDTGNV; this is encoded by the exons ATGGAAGGAAGAAGGCTTTCGGACTTCTATAGGAATACAAGTGAGGAGTTGATCCTGAGATCTTATATGGAGAGCCCAGTTGCAATGCCTCTACCAACCATGGAGATACTTGGTTTTAAGAATTTGTCTCAAAACTTTCGTACTGATAGCGAGGAACTCTTCAAAAGCTGGCTCACAAATGGAGAGGCAAGCAGCCAT ACCAATTGCTATAATTCATCAAGCATTGCACATCGTACCAGAACACGGAT GGTTTCTACTGAAATAGCTAGCTTGCCGGGTCAGCAACCTGTCGGTATacttcaaaagaaaagaagcaaTGACTGTTTGTATCCACCAATTAATACCATGCCTGATGAAATCTCAGGTGACAACAATCAAAGTTCAATCAG GCATGGTGTTGAACCAGGAATACAAGCTAGCGAGTTATACTTGGCTAAG GCCTGGTTTCACAGTTCTCAACCAATGACAAGAAGCCGATCCTCTGAATTACG GAGGAGGTATGTCGCTATGCAAAACGCTCAAATGCCAGCAGGTCTGGAAGTCATGCAGACTGCTTCAGGGAATAGCAATCTAGCAAATCAGGATTTTGCGTTTTCAAATGGTTTCAATGACCCTTCTATTTGTGAGGTCAGCAACCAATTGGCGACCTTCATTTCTCCATCGAATTCATCATCGTCCACTTTCAACACCCAACAAATGAGTGAAATGGATAAAGTTTCATCTGTGGTGAGCATGCTAAAGGGTACCTTGGAGCGCAAAAAGCTTAGCAATCAGATCAAGAAACAAAGTGTGGATGATGATAGATCCAATGGACGTTTCTCTGTTCAAGAAGTTATTGTCAACACCGGTTTTGATCAAGGGGAAAGGGATCAACTTCATGGTATGGCAGCTGGAACATTTCCAGAAGTATCCACTATCCAAGTTAACGGTCATAGAATTACACAAAAAGTTGAAGGTTCACTGGATCTTCAGATGGAAGGTTTTGTAAATATCACAAACCCAAATCCCGTAAGCAGGACTTCTCAAGAACGTTCCCAAAGTGAATCATCTGCTGCTGCACCAGTAGTTTCATCTGGTTTTGATGCATGGGACGGTCCCAGCAATTCAGGTCAAACCCTGAGCATTTGTGAAAGTTCAATCAAACGAGCTGAAAGCTCTAGATCCAAAG ATGTCAGAGAACGGATAATTGGAAATTTGAAAGATGACCAAAAG AGTGGGAAACGTTTAGAGCGCTACGGATCAGTGACATCGGCTGTTTCAG ACAAGGAGGATGCAACAAAAAAACGCAGGGTGGAGAGGTCACGGAA AATGGcggaggcaaagggaaggaactCAACTCCAGTAATTCCATCTGATATGCAATCTGTCTTGAAGCGGTGCGAAAATCTTGAAAAGGAAGTGCGATCACTCAAACTGAACCTGTCCTTCATGAATAG GAAGGATTCTGAGCAGACTAAGCAGATAGAGGAGTTGCAGAAGCAAAATGAAGATCTAATGGATGAAAAAGAACGGCTCGTAGAGGAGATAGAGAGAGTCCTTTCAGATACTGGCAATGTTTGA
- the LOC103436784 gene encoding protein CYCLOPS-like isoform X1, with translation MEGRRLSDFYRNTSEELILRSYMESPVAMPLPTMEILGFKNLSQNFRTDSEELFKSWLTNGEASSHTNCYNSSSIAHRTRTRMVSTEIASLPGQQPVGILQKKRSNDCLYPPINTMPDEISGDNNQSSIRHGVEPGIQASELYLAKAWFHSSQPMTRSRSSELRRRYVAMQNAQMPAGLEVMQTASGNSNLANQDFAFSNGFNDPSICEVSNQLATFISPSNSSSSTFNTQQMSEMDKVSSVVSMLKGTLERKKLSNQIKKQSVDDDRSNGRFSVQEVIVNTGFDQGERDQLHGMAAGTFPEVSTIQVNGHRITQKVEGSLDLQMEGFVNITNPNPVSRTSQERSQSESSAAAPVVSSGFDAWDGPSNSGQTLSICESSIKRAESSRSKDVRERIIGNLKDDQKSGKRLERYGSVTSAVSVDKEDATKKRRVERSRKMAEAKGRNSTPVIPSDMQSVLKRCENLEKEVRSLKLNLSFMNRKDSEQTKQIEELQKQNEDLMDEKERLVEEIERVLSDTGNV, from the exons ATGGAAGGAAGAAGGCTTTCGGACTTCTATAGGAATACAAGTGAGGAGTTGATCCTGAGATCTTATATGGAGAGCCCAGTTGCAATGCCTCTACCAACCATGGAGATACTTGGTTTTAAGAATTTGTCTCAAAACTTTCGTACTGATAGCGAGGAACTCTTCAAAAGCTGGCTCACAAATGGAGAGGCAAGCAGCCAT ACCAATTGCTATAATTCATCAAGCATTGCACATCGTACCAGAACACGGAT GGTTTCTACTGAAATAGCTAGCTTGCCGGGTCAGCAACCTGTCGGTATacttcaaaagaaaagaagcaaTGACTGTTTGTATCCACCAATTAATACCATGCCTGATGAAATCTCAGGTGACAACAATCAAAGTTCAATCAG GCATGGTGTTGAACCAGGAATACAAGCTAGCGAGTTATACTTGGCTAAG GCCTGGTTTCACAGTTCTCAACCAATGACAAGAAGCCGATCCTCTGAATTACG GAGGAGGTATGTCGCTATGCAAAACGCTCAAATGCCAGCAGGTCTGGAAGTCATGCAGACTGCTTCAGGGAATAGCAATCTAGCAAATCAGGATTTTGCGTTTTCAAATGGTTTCAATGACCCTTCTATTTGTGAGGTCAGCAACCAATTGGCGACCTTCATTTCTCCATCGAATTCATCATCGTCCACTTTCAACACCCAACAAATGAGTGAAATGGATAAAGTTTCATCTGTGGTGAGCATGCTAAAGGGTACCTTGGAGCGCAAAAAGCTTAGCAATCAGATCAAGAAACAAAGTGTGGATGATGATAGATCCAATGGACGTTTCTCTGTTCAAGAAGTTATTGTCAACACCGGTTTTGATCAAGGGGAAAGGGATCAACTTCATGGTATGGCAGCTGGAACATTTCCAGAAGTATCCACTATCCAAGTTAACGGTCATAGAATTACACAAAAAGTTGAAGGTTCACTGGATCTTCAGATGGAAGGTTTTGTAAATATCACAAACCCAAATCCCGTAAGCAGGACTTCTCAAGAACGTTCCCAAAGTGAATCATCTGCTGCTGCACCAGTAGTTTCATCTGGTTTTGATGCATGGGACGGTCCCAGCAATTCAGGTCAAACCCTGAGCATTTGTGAAAGTTCAATCAAACGAGCTGAAAGCTCTAGATCCAAAG ATGTCAGAGAACGGATAATTGGAAATTTGAAAGATGACCAAAAG AGTGGGAAACGTTTAGAGCGCTACGGATCAGTGACATCGGCTGTTTCAG TAGACAAGGAGGATGCAACAAAAAAACGCAGGGTGGAGAGGTCACGGAA AATGGcggaggcaaagggaaggaactCAACTCCAGTAATTCCATCTGATATGCAATCTGTCTTGAAGCGGTGCGAAAATCTTGAAAAGGAAGTGCGATCACTCAAACTGAACCTGTCCTTCATGAATAG GAAGGATTCTGAGCAGACTAAGCAGATAGAGGAGTTGCAGAAGCAAAATGAAGATCTAATGGATGAAAAAGAACGGCTCGTAGAGGAGATAGAGAGAGTCCTTTCAGATACTGGCAATGTTTGA
- the LOC103436784 gene encoding protein CYCLOPS-like isoform X3, with amino-acid sequence MEGRRLSDFYRNTSEELILRSYMESPVAMPLPTMEILGFKNLSQNFRTDSEELFKSWLTNGETNCYNSSSIAHRTRTRMVSTEIASLPGQQPVGILQKKRSNDCLYPPINTMPDEISGDNNQSSIRHGVEPGIQASELYLAKAWFHSSQPMTRSRSSELRRRYVAMQNAQMPAGLEVMQTASGNSNLANQDFAFSNGFNDPSICEVSNQLATFISPSNSSSSTFNTQQMSEMDKVSSVVSMLKGTLERKKLSNQIKKQSVDDDRSNGRFSVQEVIVNTGFDQGERDQLHGMAAGTFPEVSTIQVNGHRITQKVEGSLDLQMEGFVNITNPNPVSRTSQERSQSESSAAAPVVSSGFDAWDGPSNSGQTLSICESSIKRAESSRSKDVRERIIGNLKDDQKSGKRLERYGSVTSAVSVDKEDATKKRRVERSRKMAEAKGRNSTPVIPSDMQSVLKRCENLEKEVRSLKLNLSFMNRKDSEQTKQIEELQKQNEDLMDEKERLVEEIERVLSDTGNV; translated from the exons ATGGAAGGAAGAAGGCTTTCGGACTTCTATAGGAATACAAGTGAGGAGTTGATCCTGAGATCTTATATGGAGAGCCCAGTTGCAATGCCTCTACCAACCATGGAGATACTTGGTTTTAAGAATTTGTCTCAAAACTTTCGTACTGATAGCGAGGAACTCTTCAAAAGCTGGCTCACAAATGGAGAG ACCAATTGCTATAATTCATCAAGCATTGCACATCGTACCAGAACACGGAT GGTTTCTACTGAAATAGCTAGCTTGCCGGGTCAGCAACCTGTCGGTATacttcaaaagaaaagaagcaaTGACTGTTTGTATCCACCAATTAATACCATGCCTGATGAAATCTCAGGTGACAACAATCAAAGTTCAATCAG GCATGGTGTTGAACCAGGAATACAAGCTAGCGAGTTATACTTGGCTAAG GCCTGGTTTCACAGTTCTCAACCAATGACAAGAAGCCGATCCTCTGAATTACG GAGGAGGTATGTCGCTATGCAAAACGCTCAAATGCCAGCAGGTCTGGAAGTCATGCAGACTGCTTCAGGGAATAGCAATCTAGCAAATCAGGATTTTGCGTTTTCAAATGGTTTCAATGACCCTTCTATTTGTGAGGTCAGCAACCAATTGGCGACCTTCATTTCTCCATCGAATTCATCATCGTCCACTTTCAACACCCAACAAATGAGTGAAATGGATAAAGTTTCATCTGTGGTGAGCATGCTAAAGGGTACCTTGGAGCGCAAAAAGCTTAGCAATCAGATCAAGAAACAAAGTGTGGATGATGATAGATCCAATGGACGTTTCTCTGTTCAAGAAGTTATTGTCAACACCGGTTTTGATCAAGGGGAAAGGGATCAACTTCATGGTATGGCAGCTGGAACATTTCCAGAAGTATCCACTATCCAAGTTAACGGTCATAGAATTACACAAAAAGTTGAAGGTTCACTGGATCTTCAGATGGAAGGTTTTGTAAATATCACAAACCCAAATCCCGTAAGCAGGACTTCTCAAGAACGTTCCCAAAGTGAATCATCTGCTGCTGCACCAGTAGTTTCATCTGGTTTTGATGCATGGGACGGTCCCAGCAATTCAGGTCAAACCCTGAGCATTTGTGAAAGTTCAATCAAACGAGCTGAAAGCTCTAGATCCAAAG ATGTCAGAGAACGGATAATTGGAAATTTGAAAGATGACCAAAAG AGTGGGAAACGTTTAGAGCGCTACGGATCAGTGACATCGGCTGTTTCAG TAGACAAGGAGGATGCAACAAAAAAACGCAGGGTGGAGAGGTCACGGAA AATGGcggaggcaaagggaaggaactCAACTCCAGTAATTCCATCTGATATGCAATCTGTCTTGAAGCGGTGCGAAAATCTTGAAAAGGAAGTGCGATCACTCAAACTGAACCTGTCCTTCATGAATAG GAAGGATTCTGAGCAGACTAAGCAGATAGAGGAGTTGCAGAAGCAAAATGAAGATCTAATGGATGAAAAAGAACGGCTCGTAGAGGAGATAGAGAGAGTCCTTTCAGATACTGGCAATGTTTGA